GGCGCCGAGCTGGCCGCCGCCACCCCGGCCGACGACGACCGGGTGGAGGACGAGACGACCCTGGTGGTGAACCACTGGTCGTTCGCCAGCACCGGCTGGCGCACCACCGCCGACGCCGAACTCGCCGCCATGGCCGCCGACTCCGCCCGCGCACGACGACCACTGCGACGGGACGACGATTGATCGACATATCGGACAAAGGAGTGTGGTTGAGGTGGAAACAGATAGGCGGTCGCCACGACTGTGGTCGATCGATGACGTGTCCGACTTCCTCGGGGTTCCGGTTGGCACCCTCCGTCAGTGGCGTTATGTGGGCACGGGCCCGAAGGCGTACCGGGTTGGTCGGCATCTGCGTTACAGCCCGGCTGAAGTCAACCGCTGGCTTGAGGCGCAGGCGGCTTGATATGGGCAACGTTCAGAAGCGTCCGGATGGTCGGTGGCGTGCCCGATATCGGGACGCGGCTCACCGCGAGCACGCGCGGCATTTTCGTCGCCGGATCGACGCGGTCCGGTGGGTCGAAGCGCAGGAATCGGCGAGGCTTCGGGGTGAATGGGTAGATCCGGCACTGTCGCGGATCACGTTCGGCGAGTGGTCCGAGATGTGGTTGGCGACGAAGGCCTCGTTGAAGCCGAAGAGCCGGGCGACCTACGCGAGCATTCTGCGGGCTCGGGTGCTGCCACGCTGGGCA
Above is a window of Mycobacteriales bacterium DNA encoding:
- a CDS encoding replication initiator, whose translation is WVRLRRWAHMLGFGGHFSTRSRRYSTTLKALRLARQTWRRNTVTGAELAAATPADDDRVEDETTLVVNHWSFASTGWRTTADAELAAMAADSARARRPLRRDDD
- a CDS encoding helix-turn-helix domain-containing protein, giving the protein MSDFLGVPVGTLRQWRYVGTGPKAYRVGRHLRYSPAEVNRWLEAQAA